The DNA segment GCGTCAGCCAATTGTTTCGGATCCCATGGTTTTGGTAATACTGTATAGGTCCCTGCTTCTTTTTTTACCCTTTCCACCGCCGCTTCGTCGACATGACCGGTGATCAGAATGGAACGTATATCGGGATATTTCTGATGGATTAAAATTAAAAATTCGTCGCCTTTGATTCCGGGCATTCTCCAATCCGAAAGAATGAGTATGACATTGATCCCGGCGTTCACCAGTTCATCCACCGCTTCCATTGCTTCGCTCGCATTGATCGCGGTTTCATATTGAAATTCGTTTCCGAATTGTTTTTTTAATT comes from the Leptospira sp. WS92.C1 genome and includes:
- a CDS encoding response regulator, coding for MEDTEKLKAILCVDDEPIILIALKQELKKQFGNEFQYETAINASEAMEAVDELVNAGINVILILSDWRMPGIKGDEFLILIHQKYPDIRSILITGHVDEAAVERVKKEAGTYTVLPKPWDPKQLADAVKVCCNLN